The sequence CAGAAAAAATTTGTCCTACATGTCATAAAGAGTTAAAGCTCAGAGAAACTGGTTATCCTATGGGAAGCGCGTTTTTGAAAGCAGACAGGGTTCACGTTGACATTTACGAGTGCCCCGATTGCCATAAAATAGAATTATTTGCGTCAGAAACTAATATGGTAGCGTGCCCTAAGTGCGGGACTCTTCACAGCCCGAAAGAAACTTGCGCGGTGTGTGCGTTAAATGCTGCTCTCGACGAAGCGAATAAATAATTTTTTCCCGGTCTTGAACGTGAGGCCGGGAATTTTTTTTGCGTTACTTTAATGCGTTTGCGAGCGCGTTAATATATTCATTTCTTGCCTTAATGCTGATGGGCGAGTCAGTGAATGTTAATTCAAATGCGTGAGTAACTCCCGGTATCACATGAAGTTCAACGGGTACACCGGCCTGCATTAATTTTTGTGCGTAAATAA is a genomic window of Synergistaceae bacterium containing:
- a CDS encoding alpha/beta hydrolase fold domain-containing protein, coding for AWCRELNITAWKMYLADKKPDIYASPALAEDLSNLPPAYIMVGTLDPFRDEDIIYAQKLMQAGVPVELHVIPGVTHAFELTFTDSPISIKARNEYINALANALK